Proteins encoded by one window of Burkholderia plantarii:
- the fliJ gene encoding flagellar export protein FliJ, giving the protein MSAGFPLQILLDRAQEELDNATKQLGLAQRDHTAAVAQLDSLLRYRDEYHERFAADAQAGMPAGSMRNFQSFIDTLDAAIGQQRRIVAAADARIEATRPEWQARKRTLGSYEILQARGVAQDEQRAAKREQRDADEHAAKVLRMRADAAAQSSK; this is encoded by the coding sequence ATGTCCGCAGGTTTTCCGCTACAGATCCTGCTCGATCGCGCGCAGGAAGAACTCGACAACGCGACCAAGCAGCTCGGTCTCGCGCAGCGCGACCACACCGCCGCGGTCGCCCAGCTCGACTCGCTGCTGCGCTACCGCGACGAATACCACGAGCGGTTCGCCGCCGACGCGCAGGCCGGCATGCCGGCCGGCAGCATGCGCAATTTCCAGTCGTTCATCGATACGCTCGACGCGGCGATCGGCCAGCAGCGCCGCATCGTCGCCGCGGCCGACGCCCGCATCGAGGCCACGCGCCCCGAGTGGCAGGCCAGGAAGCGCACGCTCGGTTCCTATGAAATCCTGCAGGCACGCGGCGTCGCGCAGGATGAGCAACGCGCGGCGAAACGCGAACAGCGCGACGCCGACGAACACGCAGCCAAAGTGCTGCGCATGCGCGCCGACGCCGCCGCGCAATCCTCCAAATAA